In a single window of the Campylobacter fetus subsp. testudinum 03-427 genome:
- a CDS encoding putative formate dehydrogenase-specific chaperone: MSDLDIGRSYYYEFLSYPLFYSEDKKRYEEFIEQAIYLAKNPIEPSNEADFANIIKFSFDEFKKEQNSVLFDLSYTNIPLSASFYDEGRDDGNKRLKVIEILKRSNFRRDTNRCSCSEDYLGFIFKLMATILKNNLTLSRELFETLINEFSDEFAKMTKEHEAADFFRSYANIYINFISLERAILGFKAPKFERSIAEESLHKKPFQTKMATPKSKVMWDEFTKI, from the coding sequence ATGAGTGATTTGGATATTGGGAGAAGTTATTATTATGAATTTTTATCTTATCCGCTATTTTACAGCGAAGATAAAAAACGTTATGAAGAGTTTATAGAACAAGCCATTTACCTTGCTAAAAATCCTATAGAGCCATCAAATGAGGCTGATTTTGCAAATATTATTAAATTTAGTTTTGATGAGTTTAAAAAAGAGCAAAACTCTGTTTTATTTGATCTTAGTTATACGAATATTCCTCTAAGTGCTAGCTTTTATGATGAGGGAAGAGATGATGGCAATAAGCGTTTGAAAGTTATAGAAATCTTAAAAAGAAGCAACTTTAGAAGAGATACGAATAGATGTAGCTGCTCTGAGGATTATTTGGGTTTTATTTTTAAGCTAATGGCTACAATATTGAAAAATAATTTAACTCTCTCAAGGGAGCTTTTTGAAACTTTGATAAATGAGTTTTCTGATGAGTTTGCAAAGATGACAAAAGAGCATGAAGCTGCGGATTTTTTTAGATCTTATGCTAATATTTATATAAATTTCATTAGTCTTGAACGTGCTATTTTAGGATTTAAAGCTCCTAAATTTGAAAGAAGTATAGCCGAAGAGTCTTTGCATAAAAAACCATTTCAAACTAAAATGGCAACTCCAAAAAGTAAAGTTATGTGGGACGAATTTACTAAGATATAA
- a CDS encoding iron-sulfur cluster domain protein (Pfam matches to PF12838.3 Fer4_7, and to PF13237.2 Fer4_10): MQEFAFLYNNSEEIVLDDSIKTLNLPNDEEFLVSNSKSLNAQIYAPEINFYLNNTKENMLLKAKNSLKLYEARATAFDFALDADLSKSVGRNILLISDELELAAKELENAGFKVICLNHNEVKFLYGEIGELVAIVLQKDGEFEIEFDILLVRNAKDYMLKQSGCFEIDGLENYEILNLVNKVSPMFNYKKTIAYDAQTCQYKGRRTKHCAKCVDACPTVAIMKDDEIKELEFSDIDCIACGACISVCPSGSLEYNMMPRNGFYEVAKIYEDRIVLAFDEGVDISNLNINLKENILPLALKSVNFLDQSYLLTLLQTIGATVVLYTKQITNGTKQSLELINEIYEKIYGVKAIEVANDKESLKTALDRASFIPNSKYDLNETNLSKREIFSKRVLHMLNSKDYGKTSCGELVRYGRIVVNESSCTLCLSCVGACNVGALYADKSDNSLKFNASLCTTCGYCENSCAEKDTLTVIRDGMSLEPGYFEYKTLAKDELFKCVECGKEFATVKSVKKIASMLKPVFGGNDLKIRTLYCCADCKAKLMMMSDLEKEEL, translated from the coding sequence ATGCAAGAGTTTGCATTTTTATATAATAATAGTGAAGAAATAGTTCTTGACGATAGTATAAAAACTCTAAATTTACCAAATGATGAAGAGTTTTTAGTATCTAATTCAAAGTCATTAAACGCTCAGATATACGCTCCTGAGATAAATTTTTATCTAAATAATACCAAAGAGAATATGCTATTAAAAGCTAAAAACTCATTGAAACTTTATGAAGCTAGAGCTACCGCGTTTGATTTTGCTTTAGACGCTGATTTATCAAAGAGCGTTGGTAGAAATATTTTACTAATTAGCGATGAGCTAGAGTTGGCTGCAAAAGAGCTGGAAAATGCAGGATTTAAGGTGATCTGCTTAAATCATAATGAAGTTAAGTTTTTATATGGAGAGATAGGTGAATTAGTAGCTATAGTACTGCAAAAAGATGGTGAGTTTGAGATAGAGTTTGATATTTTGTTGGTTCGAAATGCTAAAGATTATATGCTAAAACAGAGTGGTTGTTTTGAGATAGATGGTTTAGAAAATTATGAGATTTTAAATCTTGTAAATAAAGTAAGTCCTATGTTTAATTATAAAAAAACAATCGCCTATGACGCTCAAACCTGTCAATACAAAGGTAGAAGAACAAAGCATTGCGCTAAATGCGTAGATGCCTGTCCCACCGTTGCTATAATGAAAGATGATGAGATAAAAGAGCTTGAGTTTTCAGATATTGACTGTATCGCTTGTGGAGCCTGTATAAGCGTCTGTCCGAGTGGATCGCTTGAGTATAATATGATGCCAAGAAACGGATTTTATGAAGTTGCTAAAATATATGAAGATAGAATAGTTTTGGCGTTTGATGAGGGTGTGGATATATCAAATTTAAATATCAATTTAAAAGAAAACATACTTCCTCTTGCTCTAAAATCAGTAAATTTTTTAGATCAATCTTATCTTTTGACTCTCCTTCAAACAATAGGCGCAACCGTAGTTTTATATACAAAACAGATAACAAATGGTACAAAGCAGAGCCTTGAGCTGATTAATGAAATTTATGAAAAAATATATGGAGTCAAAGCCATAGAAGTTGCAAATGACAAAGAGAGTTTGAAAACAGCTTTGGATAGAGCGTCATTTATACCAAATAGCAAGTATGATCTAAATGAGACAAATCTTAGCAAAAGAGAGATTTTTTCCAAAAGAGTTTTGCATATGTTAAACAGTAAAGATTATGGTAAAACAAGTTGCGGTGAGTTAGTAAGATATGGAAGAATCGTTGTAAATGAGAGCAGCTGTACTCTTTGTTTATCATGCGTTGGAGCTTGCAATGTTGGAGCATTATATGCCGATAAGAGTGATAATTCGCTTAAATTTAACGCTTCACTTTGCACGACTTGTGGGTATTGTGAGAATAGTTGCGCCGAAAAAGATACGCTCACAGTTATAAGAGACGGAATGAGCCTTGAGCCGGGTTATTTTGAGTATAAAACTTTGGCTAAAGACGAGCTATTTAAATGCGTGGAGTGCGGTAAAGAATTTGCAACTGTGAAATCCGTAAAAAAGATAGCTTCTATGCTTAAGCCTGTGTTTGGCGGGAATGATTTGAAAATTAGGACGCTTTATTGTTGCGCTGATTGTAAAGCAAAACTTATGATGATGAGTGATTTAGAAAAGGAAGAATTATGA